A segment of the bacterium genome:
GCGCCGGTGAAGATGGCGACGCGGACCGCGTCGTCGTCGTTGACGTCCTGCCACGCGTCGGCGAGGCGGCAGAGCATCTCGGTGTTGATGGCGTTGCGCACCTCGGGACGGTTCATCGTCACGAAGGCGATGCCGTCGCGCTTCTCGTAGAGGACGGCGGGCTCGGCCATGGTCAGGGCGCCTCGGTGGAGACGACCCACATCGCAAAGTACTGCGCGCCGCCGCCGTAGGCGTGGCCGAGGGCGTTCTCGACGCCGTCGACCTGGTGCGCGCCGGCGCGGCCCATCACCTGGAGCGCCGCCTCGCCGAGCCGCAGCATGCCGGACGCGCCGATCGGGTTCGTGCACAGCACGCCGCCCGACGGGTTGATCGGCAGGTGCGCGCCCATCTTCTGCTCGCCCCGGTCGATCGCCTTCCAGCCCTCGCCGACGTCGCGGAAGCCGAGGTTCTCGAGCCACATCGCCTCGAACCAGGCGAACGGGACGTAGATCTCGGCGGTCTGGATCTGGTTCCACGGATCGGTGATGCCGGCCTGATCGTACACGTGCTTGGCGCACACCTGGCCGGCGCGCGGGCTCACCTGGTCGCGGCCCGGCACCCACATCGCCTCGGCGTACGACGCCGCGCCGCGGATCCAGGCCGGCTTGCGCGGGCCCTGCTTCGCGAGGTCGCCCGCCGCCAGCACGAGCGCGACGGCGCCGTCGGACGAGGGGCAGGTCTCGAGGTAGCGGATGGGATCCCACAGGACGGGCGAGTTCATCACGTCCTCGACCGACATCGGGTCGCGCAGGTGGGCGTACTCGTTGCGCGTGGCGTTGTCGCGCGCGTTCGCGGCCGTCATCGGGCCGATGTGCGGCGGGCAGCTCGTCTTCGCGATGTAGGCGCGGCAGTACGGCGCGAAGAAGCCGCCCGCGCCGGCGACCAGCGGCGGCGTGAACGGCATGTTCGGCGACAGCGCCCACATGGCGTTGCCTTCGGACTGCTTCTCGAACGCGATCGTCAGCACGCGGTCGTAGAGCCCCGACGCGACGTGCGTCATCGCCGCGATCGCCGTCGAGGCGCCCACCGAGCCGGCCGTGTGCACGCGCAGGACGGGCTTCATGTAGCCGCCCATCGCCCCGACCAGGAACTGCTCGGGCTGGCAGACGCCCTCGAGCATGTCGGGCGCCTTGCCGATCACGATCGCGTCGATGTCGTCGTGGGTGAGCCCGGCGTCCGTGAGCGCGCGATCGACGGCCTCGCGGATGAGACCGGGGATCGAGAGGTCGGCGCGCCGGGCGCCGTGGTGCGTCTGGCCGACGCCGACGACCGCGACGGGGCGCTTCATGACCACCTCCGCTGGGCGCCGAGCACCCAGACGATGTTCTGCTGGAGACAGTGTCCCATCGAGGCGTGGGCGAGGGCACGCCGTGCGCCGGCGACGCCGCGCTCGCCCGCGGTGCCCGTGAGCTGCCGGAAGACCTCGCCCAGCCGCACGAGGCCGGTGCTCATGATCGGATGTCCGCAGAGGGGGCCGCCCGAGGGGTTCACGACGGGCTTCTTCGCCGTGGCGTCGAGGCCGAGGGCCTCGCAGAGGATCAGCTCCTCGACCGGGGTCGTCGCCATGAGCTCGACGAGGTCGACGTCCTTCGCCGCGCCGACGTCGGCCATCGCCAGCGCCTTCTCGCCCGCGAGCTTCGCGCCCGCGCTGCGGGAGAGGTCGCGCGCGCCGAGCGACTGCATCTCGCTGCGGTGGTCGACGCCCTGGATCCATACCGGGCGCTCGCAGAGCTTCTCGGCCTTGCCCTCGGCGGCGATGACGAGGCAGGTCGCGCTCTCGCCGATCGGCGGCAGGTAGCCGGTGCGCAGCGGCTCGACGGCCCAGTCGGTCCGCTGGAGCGCCGTCGCGGCGGCGGCCTCGCGCACCTGCGTGTCGGGGTTCTTCGCGCCCGCGGCGCGGCTCCTGGCCGCGACCGCGGCGAGGTCGGCGTCGGTGGCGCCGGTGCGCGCCATGTAGGCGCTCGCCTGGAGCGCCGACGTCGCCGTCGGCCCGAGGCCTATCGGCGCCTGGTAGTAGGGGTCGAGCGCGAGGTTCAGGATACGCTCGGGCTCGCCCTCCGACGTCTTGCCGTGGCCGCAGACGATGGCCGAGTCGGCCTCGCCGGCCTGGATCTTCAGCCAGGCATAGTAGGCGGCGAAGCTGCCGTCCATCTCGAGATGCAGATCCTGGCGCGGCGGCCAGGAGCCCATGACGTCGAGGGCGGCGACGAAGCCGAAGGGGCGGCCGTCCATGTAGTCGGTGGAGGCCGAGACCTGGTAGGCGATGTCGTCGCGCGTGGCGCCCACCTGCGCGAGCGC
Coding sequences within it:
- a CDS encoding thiolase domain-containing protein encodes the protein MKRPVAVVGVGQTHHGARRADLSIPGLIREAVDRALTDAGLTHDDIDAIVIGKAPDMLEGVCQPEQFLVGAMGGYMKPVLRVHTAGSVGASTAIAAMTHVASGLYDRVLTIAFEKQSEGNAMWALSPNMPFTPPLVAGAGGFFAPYCRAYIAKTSCPPHIGPMTAANARDNATRNEYAHLRDPMSVEDVMNSPVLWDPIRYLETCPSSDGAVALVLAAGDLAKQGPRKPAWIRGAASYAEAMWVPGRDQVSPRAGQVCAKHVYDQAGITDPWNQIQTAEIYVPFAWFEAMWLENLGFRDVGEGWKAIDRGEQKMGAHLPINPSGGVLCTNPIGASGMLRLGEAALQVMGRAGAHQVDGVENALGHAYGGGAQYFAMWVVSTEAP
- a CDS encoding lipid-transfer protein, translated to MSALRNVALVGFAQGPIVARDRHRMSTEMLYPVVREALAQVGATRDDIAYQVSASTDYMDGRPFGFVAALDVMGSWPPRQDLHLEMDGSFAAYYAWLKIQAGEADSAIVCGHGKTSEGEPERILNLALDPYYQAPIGLGPTATSALQASAYMARTGATDADLAAVAARSRAAGAKNPDTQVREAAAATALQRTDWAVEPLRTGYLPPIGESATCLVIAAEGKAEKLCERPVWIQGVDHRSEMQSLGARDLSRSAGAKLAGEKALAMADVGAAKDVDLVELMATTPVEELILCEALGLDATAKKPVVNPSGGPLCGHPIMSTGLVRLGEVFRQLTGTAGERGVAGARRALAHASMGHCLQQNIVWVLGAQRRWS